A portion of the Euwallacea similis isolate ESF13 chromosome 8, ESF131.1, whole genome shotgun sequence genome contains these proteins:
- the LOC136410186 gene encoding uncharacterized protein produces the protein MSLIDDEQFAPELVLKKLKNSKAQIKGELTRFASFLNKADLHECIELLQARYDSAKSILDKFKSIQTEYEELLISDFPSNYKERELEEERDRFETRYFESLAMAQSVLDKHFRNQQQCSANLSRNAGSPSTSASLQAIASPGESSVSANSFIKLPSLTLPEFSGCYADWQRFRDMFRAVIHDNNALSDAQRFYYLEASLRGEPKTLLASLAPTNANYTIAWDLLERRYQNKKFIIHSHLREIMEFPALTKESYAALRNFSNHFFKNFRALESLGEEVREWNTMWIYILASKLDVSTRREWEKYSQGMNSPKVDQFNEFLMQRCQVLEAGDARLWSNSRKSNESRSFATTSSTYRPACPFCKGEHFIYSCEEFKKLSISNRFERVKGMNLCTNCLRHGHKLSECRSSGCKLCRQRHATLLHKPQRPSRADDANIKRGDGNSSRDDDSNPPEGTGERHASYPILANTCQNARNSLILLSTAVVDTHGKHKTRIPCRVLLDSASQSNFVSMALIKRLQLTPSKVDIPVLGINQIQTRISHATEISFASRTTAFRTRLSFLVVPKITEVAPQNYFDKSNLNIPDELILADPDFNVPSEIDMLLGCEVFLDLLCIGQLKLGRSLPTLQKTLLGWIIAGRVPCQSGKLRGTQAMVSTCLLTQNALKGSLERFWLVEEVDSHSLSHMTKEERECEEHFVKTTTRDEDGRFIVRLPLKSSVTDLGDSEQTALNRLYAIERRLAKDRELGTSYRTFMREYKDLGHMTEVPRKPTSSEVPIYYIPHHCVQKQESMTTKLRVVFDAACKTTKGSSLNDVLKVGPTMQNDLFSILLRFRKHNFVLIGDITKMYRQILVDKHERNLQRIVWRDTPNEEVRHYQLNTVTYGTASASYLATRCLLEISKNVAEQRPRESDIIATDFYVDDLLTGSSDLDSLKQLGEGIRRVLSEYGFELRKFRSNAHKVLDDIARDSHESDKYLISDNSSSKTLGISWIPSLDVFEYNSQNFAETHSRATKRIILSWVAKIFDPLGILGFLTVRVKLLIQRLWQLKIDWDESIPSQLHSEWLGLRSEIARVGLLQVPRHVLVNNPKSIEVHGFSDASERAYGCCVYLRSTDENGKIESHLLCAKSRVSPLKSLSLPRLELLGAVLLAKLVKRSIHALKQPITRMFLWADSTIVLCWIANEPKRWKTFTANRVALIQSLTAIDDWNHIRSEENPADIISRGTSIKDSKNSRLWFHGPNFLVEPDMWPEDPSISRFATPTNDIPGLRPVPEVSLVAQYPEDCIFSRFSNLHKLIRVMAYCARFGSNTRLPKGERGSGPLSSGEVQRAEWQLIRVVQSQSFPAENHDLRTRNRVSTKSKLKALSPFIDRDSMIRVGGRLTNSSYSYDVKHPIVLPAKHPFTNLVIDREHKRTLHSGTQCTLAHVRQRYWPLNGKQVVKAHVRRCVVCFKANPNNSLVPRMGELPSSRVTPSRPFSAVAVDYAGPFELKDGKTRSRKTIKGYICIFVCLAVKAVHIEVVTDLTSDGFLSMLKRFVSRRGLCSSIYSDNATNFVGCKNELIAIRNIVRSSTFQNFLTNSHIKWQFMPARSPHWGGLHEAAVKSCKHHLKRVLNGSRFHYEEFYTLTTQIEAILNSRPLIPISPDPNDLNAFTPAHFLIGQEITAIAERDYTDSKISLGKRYQHLQRVGQHFWSRWRKEYLHQLQQRNKWQFQTNPEVHVGALVLLKEDNVPSLCWPLGRIAAVHPGQDSAVRVVSVKTKNGTLKRAVTRVALLPID, from the coding sequence ATGTCTCTCATAGATGATGAACAGTTTGCCCCAGAACtcgttttaaagaaattaaaaaatagcaaagCCCAAATCAAAGGTGAGCTAACGCGCTTcgcaagttttttaaataaggccGATTTGCACGAATGCATCGAACTGCTTCAGGCTAGGTATGATAGCGCAAAATCAATATTGGACAAGTTTAAGTCAATCCAAACAGAATACGAGGAGTTACTAATAAGTGACTTTCCCAGTAATTACAAGGAAAGGGAACTAGAAGAAGAACGTGATAGGTTTGAAACTCGATATTTCGAATCCTTGGCCATGGCGCAAAGTGTTCTAGATAAGCATTTTCGTAATCAACAGCAATGCAGCGCAAATTTGAGTCGAAACGCGGGGTCACCATCAACGAGCGCATCGTTACAGGCAATCGCCAGCCCAGGTGAATCGAGTGTTTCGGCTAATTCGTTCATCAAGCTTCCGTCTCTAACCCTACCTGAGTTTAGCGGGTGTTACGCAGATTGGCAACGATTTCGAGATATGTTTAGAGCGGTAATTCACGACAATAACGCATTATCGGATGCTCAACGCTTCTACTACCTGGAAGCATCTCTTCGAGGCGaaccaaaaacattattagCATCACTGGCCCCTACCAACGCGAATTACACCATTGCCTGGGATCTTCTTGAAAGACgataccaaaataaaaaatttatcatcCACTCCCATTTAAGGGAGATCATGGAGTTCCCCGCGTTAACCAAGGAATCGTACGCAGCCTTGAGAAACTTCTCAAACCACTTTTTTAAGAACTTTCGCGCGTTAGAGTCCTTGGGCGAAGAGGTACGTGAGTGGAACACCATGTGGATTTATATTCTGGCGTCAAAGTTAGACGTCAGCACGAGGCGCGAGTGGGAGAAGTATTCCCAAGGCATGAACTCGCCGAAAGTCGATCAgttcaatgaatttttaatgcagagGTGCCAGGTATTGGAAGCGGGGGACGCAAGGTTGTGGTCAAATTCTAGAAAATCTAACGAGTCCAGATCATTTGCCACCACAAGTAGCACATATCGTCCGGCATGTCCGTTCTGTAAGGGCGAGCACTTCATATATTCCTGCGAGgagttcaaaaaattatcaatctCGAATCGCTTTGAAAGGGTGAAGGGGATGAATCTATGCACAAATTGCTTACGACACGGGCATAAACTATCGGAATGTCGTTCGTCGGGGTGCAAATTATGTCGGCAAAGGCATGCAACTTTGTTACACAAACCGCAACGACCTTCGCGGGCTGATGACGCAAACATCAAGCGGGGCGACGGTAATAGTTCTCGCGATGATGACTCGAATCCACCCGAAGGTACCGGGGAACGGCACGCGTCATATCCGATACTAGCGAATACCTGTCAAAACGCGAGGAATTCCCTTATATTGTTATCAACGGCGGTAGTAGACACCCACGGCAAGCACAAAACCCGAATTCCGTGCAGAGTCCTGTTGGATTCAGCTAGTCAATCTAACTTCGTTAGCATGGCCCTGATTAAACGATTGCAACTAACACCGTCGAAGGTTGACATTCCCGTCCTAGGCATAAATCAAATACAGACAAGAATATCGCACGCCACTGAAATATCATTTGCATCTCGAACCACGGCCTTCAGAACAAGGTTGAGTTTTCTCGTCGTGCCGAAAATAACGGAGGTAGCGccgcaaaattattttgataaatcgaACTTGAATATTCCCGATGAGTTAATACTAGCCGACCCGGACTTTAACGTACCCTCTGAAATCGACATGCTCTTGGGATGTGAAGTATTTTTAGACCTTCTCTGCATAGGACAATTGAAACTAGGCAGAAGTCTTCCAACATTGCAAAAGACGTTACTCGGCTGGATAATAGCCGGCCGAGTCCCGTGCCAATCAGGCAAGCTTCGTGGAACGCAGGCAATGGTCTCAACCTGTCTTCTCACGCAAAACGCGTTAAAAGGGAGCTTGGAGAGATTTTGGCTTGTCGAAGAGGTCGATTCGCATTCTTTAAGTCACATGACCAAGGAAGAACGCGAATGCGAAGAGCACTTCGTCAAGACAACTACTCGCGATGAAGATGGCAGGTTTATAGTAAGGCTTCCATTAAAATCTAGCGTCACGGATTTAGGTGATTCCGAGCAAACAGCGCTCAATCGATTATACGCGATAGAAAGACGACTAGCAAAAGACCGCGAACTCGGAACTTCCTACCGGACCTTCATGCGTGAATACAAGGACCTCGGGCATATGACAGAAGTACCGCGTAAACCAACTTCGTCGGAGGTTCCGATTTACTATATACCACACCATTGCGTTCAAAAACAGGAGAGCATGACGACCAAGCTACGGGTAGTTTTCGACGCCGCGTGCAAAACAACAAAGGGCTCATCACTGAATGATGTCCTAAAGGTCGGGCCCACGATGCAAAATGATCTATTCTCGATATTACTACGCTttagaaaacataattttgtcTTGATCGGGGATATAACGAAAATGTATCGACAAATATTGGTGGACAAGCACGAAAGGAACCTTCAGCGGATAGTCTGGCGAGATACGCCCAATGAAGAAGTCAGGCACTATCAACTCAACACGGTCACGTACGGCACCGCTTCAGCCTCGTACCTCGCAACACGTTGTTTGCTCGAGATCTCAAAAAACGTGGCCGAACAACGGCCGCGCGAATCTGACATAATAGCGACCGACTTCTATGTTGACGACTTGCTGACTGGGTCCTCAGATCTCGACTCCCTTAAACAGTTGGGAGAAGGCATTCGCCGAGTTTTATCGGAATACGGATtcgaattaagaaaatttcgatCAAACGCGCACAAGGTACTGGACGACATCGCCAGGGACAGTCACGAAAGCGACAAGTACCTCATAAGCGATAACTCGAGCAGCAAGACATTAGGAATTTCGTGGATTCCAAGTCTTGACGTTTTCGAATATAATTCGCAAAACTTCGCGGAGACTCACAGCAGAGCCACGAAACGAATCATATTATCATGGGTCGCAAAAATCTTCGACCCTTTGGGAATCTTGGGTTTCTTAACGGTGCGCGTGAAATTGTTGATTCAACGTCTCTGGCAGCTAAAAATCGATTGGGATGAGAGCATTCCAAGCCAGTTGCACTCGGAATGGTTAGGCTTAAGAAGCGAAATAGCAAGGGTAGGTCTATTGCAAGTCCCACGCCATGTTCTCGTCAATAACCCGAAATCGATAGAAGTTCACGGTTTCTCGGACGCCAGCGAAAGGGCCTACGGATGTTGCGTGTACCTGCGATCAACGGACGAAAacggaaaaattgaaagtcaCTTATTGTGCGCAAAGTCTCGCGTCAGTCCCCTAAAGTCCCTCTCGTTACCGCGATTAGAGCTCCTCGGAGCTGTGCTGTTGGCAAAACTGGTGAAGAGGTCCATCCACGCTCTAAAGCAGCCCATAACCAGAATGTTTTTGTGGGCCGATTCCACGATCGTTCTATGTTGGATCGCAAATGAGCCGAAAAGATGGAAGACCTTCACCGCCAATAGAGTGGCGCTGATACAGTCATTGACCGCCATTGATGATTGGAATCACATACGATCTGAGGAGAACCCCGCGGACATTATATCGCGCGGTACAAGCATCAAGGACTCAAAAAATTCTCGACTATGGTTCCACGGACCCAACTTCCTCGTGGAACCAGATATGTGGCCTGAAGACCCGTCCATCTCGAGATTCGCGACTCCAACGAACGACATTCCCGGACTTAGGCCAGTGCCGGAGGTATCGCTAGTAGCACAATATCCCGAAGACTGTATATTTAGCAGATTCTCGAATCTGCATAAATTAATACGCGTCATGGCCTATTGTGCAAGATTTGGAAGCAATACGAGGCTACCTAAGGGTGAAAGGGGGTCGGGGCCTCTGAGCTCAGGTGAAGTGCAGCGGGCTGAATGGCAACTCATAAGAGTAGTTCAGTCACAATCGTTTCCCGCGGAAAATCATGACTTAAGGACGAGAAATCGCGTCTCGACCAAGAGCAAGTTAAAGGCCTTATCTCCATTCATTGATCGGGACAGTATGATAAGAGTTGGGGGTAGGCTAACAAACTCAAGCTATTCTTATGATGTAAAACACCCTATCGTACTGCCGGCCAAACATCCATTTACCAACCTCGTTATTGACCGCGAGCACAAACGCACCCTGCACTCAGGGACCCAATGTACCTTAGCTCACGTCAGACAAAGGTACTGGCCCCTAAATGGTAAGCAAGTAGTGAAGGCACACGTCCGACGATGTGTGGTCTGTTTTAAGGCCAATCCAAATAACTCCCTCGTTCCCAGGATGGGTGAACTGCCTAGTTCTCGCGTTACTCCGTCGCGCCCATTTTCAGCTGTTGCTGTTGATTACGCCGGGCCATTTGAACTAAAGGATGGAAAAACGCGGTCGCGAAAGACAATCAAGGGGTACATTTGTATCTTTGTGTGTCTCGCAGTCAAGGCTGTGCATATCGAGGTTGTCACGGACTTGACTAGCGACGGGTTTTTGAGCATGTTGAAAAGATTTGTATCGAGACGAGGCCTGTGCTCTTCTATTTACAGCGACAACGCTACGAACTTCGTAGGCTGTAAAAACGAACTAATCGCGATACGAAACATCGTAAGATCTAGcacgtttcaaaatttcctgacAAACTCGCACATAAAATGGCAGTTTATGCCTGCAAGGTCCCCGCATTGGGGGGGGCTTCACGAGGCTGCGGTAAAATCCTGCAAGCATCACTTGAAGCGAGTTTTGAATGGCTCTCGGTTTCATTATGAGGAGTTCTACACACTAACTACTCAAATCGAGGCGATTTTAAACTCAAGACCTTTAATTCCCATAAGTCCTGATCCCAATGACCTAAATGCGTTCACTCCTGCCCATTTCCTGATTGGGCAAGAAATCACGGCCATAGCCGAACGGGACTACACCGATAGCAAGATCAGCCTCGGCAAGCGATATCAGCATCTCCAGCGCGTCGGACAACACTTTTGGTCTCGATGGCGAAAGGAGTACCTCCATCAGCTGCAGCAACGAAACAAGTGGCAGTTCCAGACCAATCCCGAAGTGCATGTTGGAGCCTTGGTCCTGCTGAAGGAAGATAACGTGCCGTCCCTGTGCTGGCCGCTGGGCCGAATCGCGGCCGTCCACCCTGGGCAGGACAGTGCAGTGAGGGTGGTCAGTGTGAAGACTAAAAACGGAACTCTCAAAAGAGCCGTCACGCGAGTGGCCTTGCTGCCAATAGACTAA